A window of Terriglobales bacterium contains these coding sequences:
- a CDS encoding nuclear transport factor 2 family protein encodes MATQSRKDAAIEFLTLVASGKVREAYQRHVGPGFRHHNPFFRGDAASLMEAMEQNATKNPHKIFEVQRALQDEKEVAVFSRVRQKPGDLGAAAVHIFRFDGDRIVELWDIGQAIPEDSVNENGMF; translated from the coding sequence ATGGCTACTCAGTCCCGTAAGGATGCGGCAATCGAATTCTTGACGCTCGTTGCCTCAGGCAAGGTGCGCGAGGCGTATCAGCGCCATGTTGGTCCGGGATTTCGGCACCACAACCCCTTCTTTCGTGGTGACGCCGCGTCGCTGATGGAGGCGATGGAACAAAACGCCACCAAGAACCCCCATAAGATCTTTGAGGTACAACGCGCCCTACAGGATGAGAAGGAAGTTGCAGTCTTCTCACGGGTACGCCAGAAGCCCGGTGACCTCGGGGCCGCTGCCGTTCATATCTTCCGATTCGACGGCGATCGCATCGTGGAGTTATGGGATATTGGCCAGGCTATTCCGGAGGACTCTGTCAATGAAAATGGCATGTTCTGA